One Bombus fervidus isolate BK054 chromosome 5, iyBomFerv1, whole genome shotgun sequence DNA window includes the following coding sequences:
- the LOC139987278 gene encoding uncharacterized protein isoform X2, with protein sequence MADKNKILPWPLLSYPTSLLNHVWYSQIAFNNRILESIKMPRTSFHIHDILQLDSKPSQEETEVQGSTTVLPTTNDVPSAYQQFFEHTTAMLQPAIYANLNRGTLPPPPPGLLGWPTGPTLPTTLPQPLEEVNVLQQPDSTSPTISDLSFPPKQETNHECKEEESADFEDEQQANEAQPHETEHKKRKRRVLFSKAQTFELERRFRQQRYLSAPEREHLASIIRLTPTQVKIWFQNHRYKTKRAATERVEASGSGCSPRRVAVPLLIKDGKPCQSKLMEPTTYPSTGQVPMPPYMQKPYWW encoded by the exons ATGGCGGACAAGAATAAGATTCTACCCTGGCCGCTGCTATCCTATCCGACCAGTCTCTTGAATCACGTCTGGTACAGCCAGATCGCTTTCAATAATAG AATATTGGAGAGCATCAAGATGCCCAGGACAAGTTTTCACATACATGACATCCTGCAGCTTGATTCTAAACCGTCCCAGGAAGAAACGGAGGTACAAG GTAGTACCACGGTGCTACCGACCACGAACGATGTTCCGTCGGCGTATCAACAGTTTTTCGAACACACGACGGCCATGTTACAGCCCGCGATATACGCGAACTTGAACAGAGGCACCCTACCACCCCCGCCACCTGGTTTACTGGGATGGCCGACTGGTCCAACGTTACCAACCACGTTACCTCAGCCTCTGGAGGAAGTTAATG TGTTGCAGCAGCCGGACTCAACGAGCCCGACGATTTCGGATCTTTCGTTCCCGCCGAAACAGGAGACAAACCACGAGTGTAAGGAGGAGGAGTCCGCTGATTTCGAAGACGAGCAGCAGGCAAACGAGGCGCAACCACACGAGACGGAGCacaagaaacgaaaaagacGAGTGTTGTTCTCGAAAGCGCAAACGTTCGAGCTCGAGAGGCGTTTTCGACAACAGAGATACTTGAGCGCGCCGGAAAGAGAGCATCTGGCGTCGATCATTCGACTGACGCCCACGCAGGTGAAAATTTGGTTTCAGAACCACAGGTACAAGACAAAACGAGCAGCCACTGAAAGGGTAGAGGCCAGTGGAAGTGGATGTTCACCGAGAAGAGTCGCGGTTCCATTGTTGATTAAGGATGGAAAACCTTGTCAGTCGAAATTAATGGAACCTACCACGTATCCAAGCACTGGCCAAGTTCCTATGCCTCCGTACATGCAAAAGCCATACTGGTGGTAA
- the LOC139987278 gene encoding uncharacterized protein isoform X1 — MANGYDECYDASWHLFPPDYVEEDYRILESIKMPRTSFHIHDILQLDSKPSQEETEVQGSTTVLPTTNDVPSAYQQFFEHTTAMLQPAIYANLNRGTLPPPPPGLLGWPTGPTLPTTLPQPLEEVNVLQQPDSTSPTISDLSFPPKQETNHECKEEESADFEDEQQANEAQPHETEHKKRKRRVLFSKAQTFELERRFRQQRYLSAPEREHLASIIRLTPTQVKIWFQNHRYKTKRAATERVEASGSGCSPRRVAVPLLIKDGKPCQSKLMEPTTYPSTGQVPMPPYMQKPYWW, encoded by the exons AATATTGGAGAGCATCAAGATGCCCAGGACAAGTTTTCACATACATGACATCCTGCAGCTTGATTCTAAACCGTCCCAGGAAGAAACGGAGGTACAAG GTAGTACCACGGTGCTACCGACCACGAACGATGTTCCGTCGGCGTATCAACAGTTTTTCGAACACACGACGGCCATGTTACAGCCCGCGATATACGCGAACTTGAACAGAGGCACCCTACCACCCCCGCCACCTGGTTTACTGGGATGGCCGACTGGTCCAACGTTACCAACCACGTTACCTCAGCCTCTGGAGGAAGTTAATG TGTTGCAGCAGCCGGACTCAACGAGCCCGACGATTTCGGATCTTTCGTTCCCGCCGAAACAGGAGACAAACCACGAGTGTAAGGAGGAGGAGTCCGCTGATTTCGAAGACGAGCAGCAGGCAAACGAGGCGCAACCACACGAGACGGAGCacaagaaacgaaaaagacGAGTGTTGTTCTCGAAAGCGCAAACGTTCGAGCTCGAGAGGCGTTTTCGACAACAGAGATACTTGAGCGCGCCGGAAAGAGAGCATCTGGCGTCGATCATTCGACTGACGCCCACGCAGGTGAAAATTTGGTTTCAGAACCACAGGTACAAGACAAAACGAGCAGCCACTGAAAGGGTAGAGGCCAGTGGAAGTGGATGTTCACCGAGAAGAGTCGCGGTTCCATTGTTGATTAAGGATGGAAAACCTTGTCAGTCGAAATTAATGGAACCTACCACGTATCCAAGCACTGGCCAAGTTCCTATGCCTCCGTACATGCAAAAGCCATACTGGTGGTAA